A genomic window from Candidatus Pelagisphaera phototrophica includes:
- a CDS encoding arylsulfatase has translation MNPSIRPYLLIVAFLVATAALAKQPNIIIVMTDDQGYPELSVNGNPILKTPHLDHLHSESLRLEDYHVSPMCAPTRGQLLTGLDAARNGCINVSSGRGLLRPEVPIMANFFGDAGYETGLFGKWHLGSNYPFRPEDRGFDETCWFPSSHIGSVPDFWGNDYFDDTYVNNGKWKKYKGYCTDVFFEESMSFMKQAARQGKPFLSIIMPNTPHGPLVAKDKDEAAIKKILDQPEFDDIDPEMKVRLADYLGMILNIDENMGAMMKFLADEGIKDDTIVIFQTDNGSTHGPRYYNAGMRGGKTELWEGGHRVPCFISWPNGGLLEPQDIQGLTQVQDMLPTLLDLCNIPNDAKFDGMSLASILKGKAVVPKDRMLVINYSRMPSFVNYPTPFAQTLMQRNLGEVLWKRWRLLEDRELYNLETDPLQQNNVIDKYPKVLSKMRGKLDDWWADVGPNANDVQRVIIGSEHENPSRLTGCEWLDVFIDQQRQIRVGQHKTGYWMLEVAEPGEYDFELRRWPKEIDRPLVAPSEDGQGAIPITQASFYLSNYHHLSISEKTAYGFEGETKQIGPNDTSVTFTAQLEKGPIALHTWFRGGSGHRGGGNLSTILSAYYVYVTKK, from the coding sequence ATGAACCCCAGTATACGTCCCTATTTACTCATCGTAGCTTTCCTCGTCGCCACAGCGGCGCTGGCCAAGCAACCCAACATTATCATCGTCATGACTGATGACCAGGGTTACCCTGAGTTGTCAGTTAACGGAAATCCGATCCTAAAAACACCTCATCTCGATCACCTGCATAGCGAGAGTCTACGCTTGGAGGACTATCACGTGTCTCCCATGTGCGCGCCGACGCGCGGTCAGTTGTTGACTGGCTTGGATGCCGCTCGCAATGGGTGCATCAATGTAAGCAGCGGACGCGGACTGTTGCGACCGGAGGTACCGATTATGGCAAACTTCTTTGGGGACGCGGGATATGAGACCGGCCTATTTGGCAAGTGGCATTTGGGTTCCAACTATCCTTTTCGTCCCGAAGATCGAGGATTTGATGAGACCTGCTGGTTTCCTTCCTCCCACATTGGATCCGTTCCGGATTTTTGGGGTAATGATTACTTTGACGACACCTATGTGAACAATGGAAAGTGGAAGAAGTACAAGGGCTACTGCACCGATGTTTTCTTTGAGGAGAGCATGTCATTCATGAAGCAGGCTGCCCGACAGGGAAAACCGTTCCTATCCATCATCATGCCTAATACGCCTCATGGCCCTTTGGTTGCTAAGGACAAAGATGAGGCTGCAATCAAGAAGATCCTCGATCAACCGGAGTTCGATGACATCGATCCCGAGATGAAGGTCCGTCTGGCCGACTACTTGGGCATGATCTTGAACATTGATGAGAACATGGGGGCGATGATGAAGTTTCTTGCCGACGAAGGGATTAAAGATGACACAATTGTGATTTTTCAGACCGACAATGGCAGCACCCATGGCCCACGTTACTACAATGCTGGAATGCGGGGTGGGAAAACGGAATTGTGGGAAGGAGGCCATCGCGTTCCTTGTTTCATCAGTTGGCCTAACGGCGGTTTGTTGGAGCCGCAGGATATCCAAGGGCTCACGCAAGTTCAGGATATGCTGCCAACGCTACTTGATCTCTGCAACATTCCCAACGACGCTAAGTTCGACGGAATGAGCCTGGCCTCTATTTTGAAAGGAAAAGCGGTCGTTCCCAAAGATCGGATGCTGGTGATCAACTACAGCCGCATGCCCAGTTTCGTTAATTACCCAACCCCGTTCGCTCAGACGCTCATGCAGCGAAATCTGGGTGAGGTACTCTGGAAGCGTTGGCGATTGCTTGAAGATCGCGAGCTCTACAATCTTGAGACCGATCCGCTGCAGCAAAACAACGTGATCGATAAGTATCCGAAGGTCCTGTCTAAGATGCGAGGCAAGCTAGATGATTGGTGGGCCGACGTAGGGCCAAATGCCAATGACGTTCAGCGGGTGATTATCGGCAGCGAGCACGAAAATCCGTCGCGCTTAACAGGCTGCGAGTGGCTGGACGTATTTATTGATCAGCAAAGGCAAATTCGTGTTGGACAGCACAAAACAGGCTACTGGATGTTGGAGGTAGCTGAGCCCGGAGAATATGATTTCGAGCTTCGTCGTTGGCCGAAGGAAATCGATCGTCCTCTGGTAGCTCCATCGGAGGATGGCCAAGGAGCAATCCCGATCACTCAAGCGAGCTTTTATCTGAGTAACTACCATCACTTAAGTATTAGCGAAAAGACCGCTTATGGATTCGAGGGAGAGACGAAACAGATCGGACCGAACGACACTTCGGTTACGTTCACTGCCCAGTTGGAAAAGGGCCCCATCGCATTGCATACTTGGTTTCGGGGAGGTTCTGGCCATAGAGGCGGCGGAAACTTAAGTACAATTCTGAGTGCGTACTATGTGTATGTGACGAAGAAGTAG
- a CDS encoding sulfatase family protein — protein sequence MRRNKIVTVFWIFSFLLSAAQSQDKPNIVFIFSDDHTWQTISAYGHPLSKVVPTPNIDRIGAEGIRFDRCLVTNSICAPSRAVVLTGKYSHLNGQINNFNTFDGGQVTFPKLLQKSGYETAIVGKWHLKSVPTGFDYHEVMRGQGRYYNPTLYTDGEPTEYEGYNTDVVVDRSLDWLKSRDSDKPFMLMSQFKATHGPFQPALRHLGELDDVTVPLPDNFFDDYTGRSRAPGNHNTSIANVMPLSNLSIDYRIQGEQLAQYRSHFDEANEAFEKANLQGDERAKWRYQRFIKNFLLTSKGIDENVGRLLDYLDESGLAENTIVIYAADQGFFLGEHGWYDKRWMYEECLKTPLLVRWPGVTQEGRVSSDIVSNLDFAPMFLEMAGASIPGEIQGRSLVPLLKGAAPENWRKSFYYKYYGERRGGSVSEGYYNHGVPPHEGVADKRYKLINFKHDDVDEWELFDHQRDPSEMKSEYGNSEYVETIARLKTELEQLKQRFKIEN from the coding sequence ATGAGAAGAAACAAAATTGTAACCGTATTTTGGATATTCTCTTTCCTCTTATCTGCCGCACAGTCGCAGGATAAGCCGAATATCGTTTTTATCTTTTCGGACGACCACACCTGGCAGACGATTTCGGCGTACGGCCATCCATTATCCAAAGTGGTGCCGACGCCGAACATTGATCGGATTGGTGCGGAAGGGATTCGCTTCGACCGATGCCTGGTGACGAATTCGATTTGCGCGCCTTCGCGTGCGGTAGTCTTGACTGGGAAGTACTCCCACCTCAATGGGCAGATAAATAATTTCAATACCTTCGATGGAGGACAAGTAACCTTTCCTAAATTGCTGCAGAAATCTGGATACGAGACGGCAATCGTGGGAAAATGGCATTTAAAATCCGTGCCAACGGGCTTCGACTACCACGAAGTGATGCGCGGTCAAGGTCGCTACTACAATCCAACCCTCTACACTGACGGGGAACCCACAGAGTATGAAGGTTACAACACGGACGTAGTGGTGGACCGATCACTGGATTGGCTAAAGAGCCGGGATTCAGACAAACCCTTCATGCTGATGAGCCAATTCAAGGCGACTCATGGCCCGTTTCAGCCGGCCCTTCGCCATCTCGGTGAGCTCGATGACGTCACTGTCCCCCTGCCGGACAACTTTTTCGACGACTATACTGGTCGTAGCCGTGCTCCTGGGAATCACAATACCAGTATCGCAAATGTGATGCCGCTTAGCAATCTCAGTATTGACTATCGGATACAGGGCGAGCAGCTTGCTCAGTACCGTAGCCATTTCGATGAAGCTAACGAGGCCTTCGAAAAGGCGAATCTTCAAGGCGACGAACGGGCAAAGTGGCGATACCAGCGCTTTATCAAGAATTTCCTCCTTACGAGTAAAGGCATCGATGAAAATGTGGGTCGCTTACTGGACTATCTCGATGAGAGTGGTTTGGCGGAAAATACAATCGTGATCTATGCGGCGGATCAGGGCTTTTTTCTTGGAGAGCATGGTTGGTATGACAAACGGTGGATGTATGAGGAGTGCTTGAAGACGCCGCTTTTGGTTCGGTGGCCCGGTGTCACTCAGGAAGGTCGAGTCAGCAGCGATATTGTGTCTAATCTGGATTTCGCGCCCATGTTTCTTGAAATGGCAGGAGCGTCGATTCCGGGCGAAATCCAAGGCCGCAGTCTGGTTCCTTTGCTCAAGGGTGCCGCTCCCGAAAACTGGCGAAAGAGCTTTTATTACAAATACTACGGCGAGCGGCGTGGAGGAAGTGTGAGCGAAGGATACTATAACCACGGCGTCCCACCCCACGAAGGCGTGGCCGACAAACGGTATAAGCTGATTAACTTCAAACACGACGATGTGGATGAGTGGGAATTATTCGATCACCAGCGTGATCCAAGTGAAATGAAAAGCGAATATGGAAACTCTGAATACGTTGAGACTATTGCTCGGCTTAAAACGGAACTCGAGCAACTGAAGCAGAGATTCAAAATTGAGAATTAA
- a CDS encoding sulfatase family protein, translating into MTLTLFYRSRSPAGGRSPLRFLLQALLVVTVLVVSLQTGFARPNILFCISDDQSYQHTGANGDPVIKTPAFDRVAKEGLRFTHAFCDAPTCGPSRSAILTGQSIWRLEEAGNIHSTLPAKFATYTDELRKAGYKVGATGKAWGPGRLEAGGRTENPAGPLFEGRTLDPPFRMMRNTDYAGNFDDFMAEVDGDESFCFWLGTSEPHRAFEAGSGLKTGKDLSKIVVPAVFPDNEIVRSDIADYLVEIEHFDTMVGRAIATLEERGLLDNTIVVLTSDHGMPFPRAKASLYDLGSRIPLAIRWPEGIDNPGRVVDSLVNLSDLAPTFLDAAGLKPPRMMSAQSLVAVFEGKKPKGRDAAFIAMERHDGCRAGGKGYPCRAIRTADFMYIYNFEPTRWPSGSPDASVCARALPYGEIDSSPTKTFMMENRHTHGIADLAYLSFGIRPTEELYDLKKDPEQMVNVAGSVEYESTRAQLRDQLFAQLKKTKDPRVVGGNVDWDYYPYYGRIRTEGWTVEEKP; encoded by the coding sequence ATGACACTCACCCTATTTTATCGTAGTCGTTCGCCTGCGGGCGGCCGCTCGCCTCTGCGGTTTTTACTGCAGGCTCTGCTTGTTGTAACCGTACTTGTTGTTTCACTACAGACTGGCTTCGCCCGCCCGAATATCCTGTTTTGCATCTCGGATGATCAATCTTATCAGCATACGGGTGCCAATGGGGACCCAGTCATTAAGACGCCCGCCTTCGATCGGGTCGCCAAGGAGGGGTTGCGTTTTACCCATGCATTTTGCGATGCCCCGACCTGCGGTCCCTCACGCAGCGCGATATTGACGGGGCAATCGATTTGGCGCCTGGAGGAAGCGGGCAATATCCATAGCACTTTGCCGGCGAAGTTCGCGACCTATACGGACGAGTTGCGGAAGGCCGGCTATAAAGTAGGAGCCACTGGCAAGGCGTGGGGTCCGGGACGTTTGGAAGCGGGTGGCCGGACGGAGAATCCCGCTGGACCACTCTTCGAGGGGAGAACGCTCGATCCTCCCTTCAGGATGATGCGCAACACGGACTATGCTGGGAATTTCGACGATTTCATGGCGGAGGTCGACGGAGACGAGTCCTTTTGCTTTTGGCTGGGAACGAGCGAACCGCATCGCGCTTTTGAAGCGGGCTCGGGTCTAAAGACAGGGAAGGATCTCAGTAAAATTGTCGTACCGGCGGTCTTTCCGGACAACGAGATCGTCCGCAGCGATATCGCTGACTATCTGGTCGAGATCGAGCATTTCGATACGATGGTAGGGCGAGCAATTGCGACCTTGGAAGAGCGAGGACTGCTTGATAATACGATCGTCGTGTTGACCAGCGACCATGGCATGCCTTTTCCGCGAGCTAAGGCGAGCCTCTATGATTTGGGTTCACGGATCCCATTGGCGATTCGCTGGCCCGAGGGAATTGATAATCCGGGTCGGGTGGTCGATTCCTTAGTCAATCTGAGCGATCTCGCTCCTACGTTCCTAGATGCCGCGGGTCTGAAGCCTCCTAGGATGATGAGCGCTCAGAGCCTGGTGGCTGTATTCGAAGGCAAGAAGCCGAAGGGCCGCGACGCGGCGTTTATCGCCATGGAACGTCACGACGGATGTCGCGCGGGCGGAAAGGGCTATCCGTGTCGGGCGATTCGCACGGCGGATTTCATGTACATCTACAATTTCGAGCCGACACGTTGGCCTTCGGGTTCGCCCGATGCATCTGTATGTGCTCGAGCATTACCGTATGGAGAGATCGATTCGTCGCCGACCAAGACCTTCATGATGGAGAATCGCCACACGCACGGAATCGCGGATCTCGCCTATCTTTCCTTTGGCATTCGTCCGACCGAGGAGTTGTACGATTTGAAGAAGGATCCCGAGCAAATGGTTAACGTGGCAGGATCGGTTGAATACGAGTCGACGCGGGCTCAGCTCCGCGACCAGTTGTTTGCCCAGTTGAAGAAAACTAAGGATCCGCGTGTCGTCGGCGGCAACGTAGATTGGGACTATTATCCGTACTACGGGCGAATTAGGACCGAAGGCTGGACGGTGGAGGAAAAGCCGTGA
- a CDS encoding Gfo/Idh/MocA family protein produces MSDKVNVALVGLGFGAEFIPIYEKHPNANIAAICQRNKESLNKIGDEFGIDSSKRYTSYEELLKDPGVDAVHINTPIGSHAPHSIQALKAGKHVACTVPMATTVEECREICELCESTGLTYMMMETVVYSREFLFVKELFDKGELGRIQYLQSSHQQDMDGWPSYWDGLPPMHYATHCVGPVLALQRNRAETLSCFGSGRIEEEMIPIHGSPFAIESCQVTFKDSDVSARIIRSLYSTARQYRESFDAYGSKKSYEWPLVEGENPVIHTIGKPEPEIPERVEVPDFADRLPVEIQPFTGRGVYDSGDNQHLSFTQGGGHGGSHPHLVHEFVSALLEKRAPYPNAPESANITCVGILAHESAMEGGALKQMPEFTLK; encoded by the coding sequence ATGTCGGATAAAGTTAATGTCGCTCTCGTGGGTCTCGGTTTTGGAGCTGAGTTCATTCCTATCTACGAAAAGCACCCCAATGCGAACATCGCCGCGATTTGCCAGCGGAATAAGGAGTCGCTAAACAAGATTGGAGACGAGTTCGGAATCGACTCGTCAAAGCGCTACACTTCGTACGAGGAGCTGCTCAAGGACCCTGGCGTTGATGCAGTGCACATTAATACACCTATTGGAAGCCATGCCCCCCATTCGATCCAAGCATTGAAGGCTGGCAAGCATGTGGCCTGTACGGTGCCGATGGCCACGACGGTTGAAGAGTGCCGCGAGATTTGCGAGCTGTGTGAATCAACTGGGTTGACCTATATGATGATGGAGACGGTGGTCTACAGTCGCGAGTTCTTGTTTGTTAAGGAACTGTTCGACAAGGGCGAGCTTGGACGTATCCAGTATTTGCAGTCGAGCCACCAGCAAGACATGGATGGCTGGCCAAGCTATTGGGATGGCCTCCCCCCTATGCACTACGCGACTCATTGCGTGGGGCCGGTTTTGGCTCTACAACGAAATCGGGCGGAAACGCTGTCTTGCTTCGGATCGGGACGAATAGAGGAGGAAATGATTCCAATCCATGGCTCTCCATTCGCGATAGAGTCTTGTCAGGTGACCTTCAAGGATTCAGATGTATCGGCACGGATCATACGGTCCTTATACAGTACGGCTCGCCAGTACCGTGAGAGCTTTGATGCCTACGGTTCGAAGAAGAGTTACGAGTGGCCGTTAGTGGAAGGGGAGAATCCGGTGATCCACACGATAGGCAAGCCTGAGCCGGAAATTCCAGAACGAGTGGAGGTGCCGGATTTCGCGGATCGATTACCGGTGGAGATTCAACCATTCACGGGTCGTGGCGTTTACGATTCCGGCGACAACCAGCATCTCTCGTTCACGCAGGGAGGCGGGCATGGCGGGTCGCATCCGCATTTGGTTCACGAATTTGTCAGCGCCCTGCTCGAGAAGCGAGCTCCGTACCCGAACGCACCTGAGTCGGCTAATATCACCTGCGTCGGGATTCTGGCCCACGAGTCCGCGATGGAAGGCGGAGCGCTCAAACAAATGCCCGAGTTTACTTTGAAATAG
- a CDS encoding sulfatase family protein produces the protein MERSRDGEMGGLWVAMRRLNTLFPARLCVPLVCVLFVPFAAARPNILFCISDDQSWAHTGANGDPVVSTPAFDRVSAEGLRFVNSFCDAPTCGPSRSAILTGQPIWRLEEAANIWSTLPAKFATYTDELRKAGYKIGTTGKSWGPGRLEPGGRTENPAGPAYMERTLEPPFRGIRNTDYAGNFADFLSEVDGNESFCFWLGTSEPHRFYQDGAGLKTGKDLSEIAVPAIFPDNGIVRSDIADYLVEVEHFDTMVARAIALLEARDELDNTIIVVTSDHGMPFPRGKATVYDDGARVPLAIRWSEGIKNPGRSIESLVNLSDLAPTFLEAAGVPVPGMMIGRSLMGLFSGLRSADWDAAYIGFERHSGARAGGKGYPCRAIRTEDFLYIHNFEPGRWPAGSPDPEACNRLIPFGEYDSSPTKTYMIEHQYDHGVAALAHLAFGKRPAEELYRLKDDPHQMYNVAGSKGFEAIQADLRERLFAHLEKTKDPRVVGGLIEWDYYPHYGRHANKNWKVDERP, from the coding sequence ATGGAGAGATCGAGAGATGGAGAGATGGGGGGATTGTGGGTTGCAATGCGACGACTGAATACGCTTTTCCCAGCGCGTCTTTGCGTTCCCTTAGTCTGCGTGCTTTTCGTACCGTTTGCTGCGGCTCGTCCCAATATTCTTTTCTGTATTTCTGACGACCAGTCCTGGGCGCACACGGGAGCCAATGGCGACCCAGTGGTCAGTACGCCCGCTTTTGATCGCGTATCGGCCGAGGGACTGCGATTCGTCAATTCGTTTTGCGACGCCCCGACTTGCGGCCCTTCCCGCAGTGCGATTCTGACGGGCCAGCCGATTTGGCGCCTGGAAGAAGCGGCCAATATTTGGAGCACCTTACCGGCGAAATTCGCTACCTATACGGATGAATTGCGGAAGGCTGGCTATAAAATTGGGACCACGGGCAAATCTTGGGGACCGGGGCGCTTGGAACCGGGAGGTCGCACCGAAAATCCGGCGGGGCCCGCTTATATGGAACGAACGCTAGAGCCTCCTTTTCGAGGAATCCGCAATACCGACTACGCTGGAAATTTCGCGGACTTCTTGTCGGAAGTGGATGGGAATGAATCGTTTTGCTTTTGGTTGGGCACGAGCGAGCCGCATCGTTTTTATCAAGACGGGGCGGGGTTAAAGACTGGAAAAGATCTCAGCGAAATCGCAGTTCCGGCGATCTTTCCAGACAATGGAATCGTACGCAGTGATATCGCTGATTACCTCGTTGAAGTTGAGCACTTTGACACCATGGTGGCTCGTGCGATTGCGCTCTTGGAGGCGCGTGATGAGTTAGACAATACCATCATTGTCGTTACCAGCGATCACGGCATGCCTTTTCCTCGAGGAAAGGCAACAGTTTACGATGATGGTGCCCGCGTTCCTTTGGCGATTCGCTGGTCGGAAGGGATCAAGAATCCGGGCCGTTCGATTGAAAGTCTGGTGAACCTAAGCGACCTGGCCCCGACCTTTCTGGAGGCAGCGGGCGTACCCGTTCCAGGTATGATGATCGGTCGCAGCCTCATGGGGCTTTTCTCGGGTTTGCGGTCTGCGGATTGGGACGCGGCATACATTGGGTTTGAGCGACACAGCGGTGCCCGAGCGGGTGGGAAAGGTTACCCTTGTCGGGCCATTCGAACAGAGGACTTCCTGTATATCCATAATTTCGAGCCGGGTCGCTGGCCGGCGGGCTCACCGGATCCAGAAGCATGCAATCGGTTGATACCATTCGGCGAATACGATTCATCTCCGACCAAGACTTATATGATCGAGCATCAATACGATCATGGGGTCGCCGCGTTGGCTCATCTCGCCTTCGGGAAACGCCCTGCGGAGGAGTTGTACCGATTGAAAGATGATCCCCATCAAATGTACAACGTTGCGGGCTCGAAAGGGTTTGAGGCGATTCAAGCGGACTTGCGAGAGCGGTTGTTCGCGCATTTGGAGAAGACGAAGGATCCGCGAGTTGTTGGAGGTCTCATTGAGTGGGACTATTACCCGCACTACGGGCGTCATGCTAACAAGAACTGGAAAGTAGACGAGCGGCCATGA